Proteins encoded in a region of the Prochlorothrix hollandica PCC 9006 = CALU 1027 genome:
- a CDS encoding IS66 family transposase has protein sequence LWHQFRQQTLSRLELQDRIQPLRQQLQACLEEGASFSVGYREQTPLAKTVRTCRQLLKQEVSLWTFVHHEGVEPTNNAAERSLRPAVIARKLSFGSRSRQG, from the coding sequence AGCTGTGGCATCAGTTCCGACAGCAAACCCTCTCCCGTCTTGAACTCCAAGACCGCATCCAGCCGCTGCGTCAGCAACTTCAGGCGTGTTTGGAGGAGGGGGCTAGCTTCAGCGTGGGCTATCGGGAGCAGACTCCCCTGGCCAAGACGGTGCGCACCTGTCGCCAACTCCTCAAGCAGGAGGTTTCCCTCTGGACGTTTGTCCACCATGAGGGTGTTGAACCCACCAATAATGCAGCGGAGCGCTCCCTCCGACCAGCGGTGATTGCTCGCAAACTCAGCTTTGGCTCTCGGTCTCGACAGGGGTAG
- a CDS encoding IS1/IS1595 family N-terminal zinc-binding domain-containing protein has product MPKCCPKCDHPHFVKNGFVGETQRFKCKSCHYQFTTEQLER; this is encoded by the coding sequence ATGCCTAAGTGCTGCCCGAAATGTGATCACCCTCACTTTGTGAAAAATGGGTTTGTTGGGGAAACTCAGCGGTTTAAGTGTAAATCCTGTCACTACCAGTTCACGACGGAGCAACTGGAGCG
- a CDS encoding EAL domain-containing protein, which translates to MSNLSPSPGCATSPLAFPDPPPLFVASFVVNYAPRSTAFPWRITEADSTAQLLFQCFPEPGGSFPLAALGWELAPPLLRCLQQCLWHNRTLSFSPGWSTALPDMTLILSPQPNPDASQSGSLSSLGARTQVTGHLYSHSVLYHGLGTGGSGGLVGGLGSQRVSNFSSLKFVAEMALAIAAAPTADRALSLALECICQFTGWHYGEVWLPQADQTLASSAPILTCSPIWHSHDPLYWQQFRQVSLQTTFVQGEGLPGRVWQAQQPEWIRDVGLNSPAFFLRANITKITGLRSGLGVPILGDGQVLAVMVFFMLDQRQEDEDLVALVSTLATHIGSVVQRKQVQMILHTSEARLQSLFASLPGFVFRRSVTDLGMMQYLSQGCLELTGYEPEVLIARTSAGDQPAYQQIVHPDDRPLIAATIQGVLGSKDCYVVEYRIRTVQGQERWFWEKGCCCFADQGEVVNLEGFITDISDRKQAELTLQNQQAFLHLVLDTIPQAVFWKDRQSVYLGGNRQWLQDVGLANSGAVQGKTDGDFHPPAVAQQYVANDQRVMATETPLLHQVRSYRRSDGQIIYKDTSKVPLYDAAQNLLGILGTYEDITERRQAELALVQRERYMATIVQVQTLLLNLATNPIAHHQILQSLGQVSGADRAYWVEVQWDDDYNPVMDPQGLWVAAAVGENAALGDALDLPDLALPPLSRPTCPLEWDAVAQQICSLVQGQPINCAVVDLIAEGVIRPGQSAWQPGEIQAVLLLPLMVHGQFFGFLGFENHREPTPWPEAEVHILQAAALSVALMQEHNQALKSLGKAEAKYRSIFENAVEGIFQSTPEGNYCTVNPMLANLYGYDSPEELVAQVQDVGAQLYVNPEDRQMFVAQMQRDGLVRGFEAPVRRKDGQVIWISEYARAIHDDRGQIVGYEGTVQDITDRKQAEDNLRNRDRLLQGLAQATQCLLTNPEIAVAMPMVLQVLGEATDADRVYLYENHPHPRTHEPAMTLRYEWCAPGIAPSITQPHWQNLPYSSFGLDRWYQQFEAGQIVSGSVKDFPLPEQTLLSRDQILKILMVPVFVDEGLWGYIGFDDCRGDKDWNTGEATILTTLAASLGVALKRQETEQTMEYQAFHDDLTALPNRVFFNQSLPLALEQARQRQELVAVMFLDLDRFKTINDSLGHAIGDRLLQQATSRILSVLRKTDVIARWGGDEFTLYLPDIQSPAQVSTCCRRLLEVLRPSIFIDHHELHISASIGIALYPQDGADAAILLSHADMAMYRVKEQGRNHFQFFQGGMNSQASKELILEQDLHQALKHHQFHLCYQPRVDAQTGKILQMETLLRWTHPKSGVVSPGTFIKLAEANGLMVPIGEWVLRSACAQAQRWNAMGFGVRVAVNLSPRQFRDTQLVTTICQILAETGLDPVCLELEITESMVMADTKFTVAVLQELEEMGVRLALDDFGTGYSALSCLKQFPLHTLKIDQSFVQGLPGDPKDMAIVSTIIALGQGLGLQVVAEGVETPDQLRCLQTLGCEELQGFLLSPGLLAAEATQLLRETEGYLPLATEILDQA; encoded by the coding sequence GTGAGCAATCTTAGCCCCAGCCCTGGGTGTGCAACGTCCCCCCTTGCTTTCCCGGATCCCCCGCCTCTGTTTGTTGCCAGCTTTGTGGTGAACTATGCACCGCGATCGACGGCCTTTCCCTGGCGTATCACCGAGGCTGACTCCACCGCCCAACTGCTGTTCCAGTGTTTTCCAGAACCGGGCGGTTCTTTCCCCTTGGCTGCCCTGGGGTGGGAATTGGCTCCCCCTCTGTTGCGTTGTCTTCAGCAATGCCTCTGGCATAACCGAACCCTGTCCTTTAGCCCAGGGTGGTCTACAGCCCTACCTGATATGACCCTAATCCTTAGTCCCCAACCCAACCCAGACGCTTCCCAGTCCGGCTCTTTGAGTAGTCTAGGAGCCAGAACCCAGGTGACCGGCCATCTCTACAGCCATAGTGTCCTCTACCACGGCTTGGGCACGGGTGGGTCTGGGGGGTTGGTGGGTGGTCTGGGATCCCAGCGAGTCAGTAATTTTTCCAGTCTCAAGTTTGTAGCCGAAATGGCCTTGGCCATTGCTGCTGCTCCCACCGCCGATCGTGCCCTATCCCTAGCCCTGGAGTGCATTTGTCAGTTCACCGGCTGGCACTATGGGGAGGTGTGGCTGCCCCAAGCGGATCAGACCTTAGCCTCCAGCGCCCCGATCCTCACCTGTAGTCCCATTTGGCATAGTCACGATCCCCTCTATTGGCAACAGTTTCGTCAAGTCAGCCTCCAAACCACCTTTGTTCAGGGGGAAGGGTTGCCCGGTCGGGTCTGGCAGGCGCAACAGCCGGAATGGATCCGTGATGTGGGTTTAAACTCCCCCGCCTTTTTTCTGCGGGCTAACATCACCAAAATTACGGGGTTGCGATCGGGCTTGGGAGTCCCCATTTTAGGGGATGGGCAGGTGCTGGCGGTGATGGTGTTTTTCATGCTGGATCAGCGCCAGGAAGATGAAGATTTGGTGGCGTTGGTGTCTACCTTGGCCACCCACATTGGCAGTGTCGTCCAGCGGAAACAGGTGCAAATGATTCTGCACACCAGTGAAGCCCGTCTCCAGTCTCTGTTTGCCTCCTTGCCCGGTTTTGTCTTTCGCCGCAGTGTGACGGATCTAGGGATGATGCAATACCTGAGCCAGGGCTGTTTGGAGCTAACGGGCTATGAACCGGAAGTTTTGATAGCCCGCACCAGTGCTGGAGATCAGCCCGCTTACCAACAGATCGTTCACCCGGACGATCGCCCCCTCATTGCCGCCACCATTCAGGGGGTCCTGGGTAGCAAGGATTGTTATGTGGTGGAATATCGGATTCGCACGGTGCAGGGCCAAGAACGGTGGTTTTGGGAAAAGGGGTGTTGTTGTTTTGCTGACCAGGGGGAGGTGGTGAACCTGGAGGGGTTCATTACGGATATCAGCGATCGCAAACAGGCCGAACTGACCCTGCAAAATCAACAGGCTTTTTTGCATTTGGTTCTGGATACCATTCCCCAGGCAGTATTCTGGAAGGATCGGCAGTCGGTGTATCTGGGGGGTAACCGCCAGTGGCTCCAGGATGTGGGGCTAGCCAACTCGGGCGCGGTGCAGGGTAAAACCGATGGGGATTTCCATCCGCCGGCGGTGGCCCAGCAGTATGTGGCCAACGATCAACGGGTCATGGCGACGGAAACGCCCCTGCTCCATCAAGTCCGTAGCTATCGCCGCAGTGATGGCCAAATTATTTATAAGGACACCTCTAAAGTTCCCCTCTATGATGCGGCCCAAAATTTACTGGGGATCCTGGGTACCTATGAAGATATTACGGAACGCCGCCAAGCGGAGTTGGCGTTGGTACAGCGGGAACGTTATATGGCCACCATTGTGCAGGTGCAAACCCTACTGTTGAACCTAGCCACCAATCCCATTGCCCACCATCAAATCCTCCAATCCCTGGGGCAGGTGAGCGGGGCCGATCGGGCCTATTGGGTGGAAGTGCAGTGGGATGATGACTATAACCCCGTCATGGATCCCCAGGGCCTGTGGGTCGCTGCTGCCGTTGGGGAAAATGCAGCCCTAGGGGATGCCTTGGACCTCCCGGATCTCGCGCTTCCCCCCCTAAGCCGCCCAACCTGTCCCCTGGAGTGGGACGCGGTGGCCCAGCAAATCTGCTCTTTAGTCCAGGGCCAACCCATTAATTGCGCCGTGGTCGATCTGATCGCAGAGGGGGTGATCCGCCCGGGTCAGTCGGCTTGGCAACCTGGGGAGATCCAGGCCGTTCTCCTGTTGCCCCTGATGGTGCATGGTCAGTTTTTCGGGTTTTTGGGGTTTGAAAATCACCGGGAACCGACCCCCTGGCCAGAGGCAGAAGTCCACATCCTCCAAGCTGCCGCCCTGTCCGTTGCCCTGATGCAGGAACATAACCAAGCCCTAAAATCCCTAGGCAAAGCCGAAGCTAAATACCGCAGTATTTTTGAGAATGCCGTGGAGGGAATTTTTCAAAGTACCCCTGAGGGCAATTACTGTACCGTGAACCCCATGTTGGCTAACCTCTATGGCTACGATTCCCCTGAGGAATTGGTGGCTCAAGTGCAGGATGTGGGGGCACAACTGTATGTGAATCCTGAGGATCGCCAGATGTTTGTGGCCCAGATGCAGCGGGATGGGCTGGTGCGGGGGTTTGAAGCGCCGGTGCGCCGTAAGGATGGCCAGGTGATCTGGATCTCGGAATATGCCCGCGCCATCCATGACGATCGAGGGCAGATTGTGGGCTATGAGGGGACGGTGCAGGATATTACCGATCGCAAACAAGCTGAAGATAATCTGCGTAACCGCGATCGCCTGCTCCAAGGGTTGGCCCAGGCCACCCAATGCCTGCTGACTAATCCGGAGATAGCGGTGGCGATGCCCATGGTGCTCCAGGTGTTGGGGGAGGCCACCGATGCCGATCGGGTTTATCTCTATGAAAACCACCCCCATCCCCGCACCCACGAACCGGCCATGACCCTGCGCTATGAGTGGTGCGCCCCCGGCATTGCCCCCAGCATCACCCAACCCCACTGGCAGAACTTGCCCTACAGCAGCTTTGGTCTAGACCGGTGGTATCAGCAGTTTGAGGCGGGACAGATCGTCAGTGGCTCTGTCAAAGATTTCCCCCTCCCTGAACAAACCCTCCTCAGCCGGGATCAGATCCTGAAAATTTTGATGGTGCCGGTGTTTGTGGATGAGGGGCTGTGGGGCTATATCGGCTTTGATGACTGCCGGGGAGATAAGGATTGGAATACGGGGGAGGCCACCATCCTCACCACCCTGGCCGCTAGTTTGGGGGTTGCGCTCAAGCGCCAGGAAACGGAACAAACCATGGAGTATCAAGCTTTCCATGATGATTTAACGGCGTTGCCGAACCGGGTCTTTTTTAACCAAAGCCTGCCCCTGGCCCTGGAGCAGGCGCGGCAGCGCCAAGAACTAGTCGCTGTGATGTTTTTGGATCTCGATCGCTTTAAGACCATTAACGATAGTCTGGGTCATGCCATTGGCGATCGCTTGCTGCAACAGGCCACTAGCCGTATTCTCTCAGTTTTGCGCAAAACAGATGTGATTGCTCGCTGGGGCGGCGACGAGTTCACCCTCTATCTCCCAGATATCCAGTCCCCCGCACAAGTGAGCACCTGTTGTCGCCGTCTGCTGGAGGTGCTGCGTCCCTCCATTTTCATCGATCACCACGAACTCCACATCAGCGCCAGCATTGGCATCGCCCTCTATCCCCAGGATGGTGCCGACGCGGCCATTCTCCTCAGCCATGCGGACATGGCCATGTATCGGGTCAAGGAACAGGGGCGCAACCATTTCCAGTTTTTCCAAGGGGGCATGAACTCCCAAGCCTCGAAGGAACTGATCCTAGAGCAGGATCTGCACCAAGCCCTGAAACATCACCAGTTTCACCTGTGTTATCAACCCAGGGTTGATGCCCAAACGGGGAAAATCCTGCAAATGGAAACTCTGTTGCGCTGGACTCATCCAAAATCAGGTGTAGTTTCTCCAGGCACTTTTATTAAGCTGGCAGAGGCTAATGGCTTAATGGTGCCCATTGGGGAGTGGGTGTTGCGATCGGCCTGTGCCCAAGCCCAGCGCTGGAACGCCATGGGTTTTGGGGTGCGGGTGGCGGTGAACCTGTCCCCTCGCCAGTTCCGAGATACCCAACTGGTGACTACGATTTGCCAAATCCTGGCGGAAACGGGTTTAGATCCGGTCTGCTTAGAGCTAGAAATCACAGAATCGATGGTTATGGCTGATACTAAGTTTACGGTGGCTGTTTTACAGGAATTAGAGGAAATGGGGGTGCGCTTGGCTCTGGATGATTTTGGGACGGGGTATTCGGCCTTAAGCTGTCTCAAACAGTTTCCCCTCCACACTCTCAAAATCGATCAGTCGTTTGTCCAGGGGTTACCCGGTGATCCGAAGGATATGGCGATCGTCTCGACGATTATCGCGTTGGGCCAGGGGTTGGGGTTGCAGGTGGTGGCGGAGGGGGTGGAAACTCCCGATCAGTTGCGCTGTCTCCAGACTCTGGGCTGTGAGGAGTTGCAGGGCTTTTTGCTCAGTCCCGGTCTCCTGGCGGCGGAAGCCACCCAGTTACTGCGGGAAACGGAGGGCTATCTACCGCTGGCAACAGAAATACTAGACCAGGCTTGA
- a CDS encoding tellurite resistance TerB family protein, producing MNEALDLAKVSESDRLAFYGALFAIALADNSIDKEEVELIFGVMDLEGMTESAKRQVQSYIIEPPSLPTCLRSLKAADEKLRYSLMINLVDVAWADDELDPNEKKAIDLAQHELKISNEQLDAIKKFIQTIREIRVRGVDDDYAADAMKTAAAGLSAVGVPIAAVWLSGSVIGLSAAGITSGLASLGALIGLGGMIPGIGLAILGGAAIFMGVNALLDTGDKSKKEQFQADKERKAQLVIKNMQGAINSLVEKIADLQEQAFNL from the coding sequence ATGAATGAAGCACTCGATCTTGCCAAAGTGTCTGAAAGCGATCGTCTTGCCTTTTATGGTGCGCTCTTCGCGATCGCACTTGCAGACAATTCTATAGACAAAGAAGAAGTTGAACTAATCTTCGGCGTTATGGATTTGGAGGGAATGACTGAATCTGCAAAACGACAAGTACAGTCGTATATCATTGAACCTCCTTCTTTACCGACATGTTTAAGATCATTGAAAGCAGCAGATGAAAAGCTACGCTACAGTCTTATGATCAATTTAGTTGATGTTGCCTGGGCAGATGATGAGCTAGATCCAAATGAGAAAAAAGCGATTGATCTGGCACAGCACGAATTAAAGATCTCAAATGAACAATTAGACGCAATTAAGAAATTTATTCAGACAATTCGAGAAATTCGGGTGCGTGGAGTAGATGATGACTATGCCGCTGATGCTATGAAAACAGCGGCGGCAGGTCTTTCTGCTGTAGGGGTTCCCATTGCGGCTGTTTGGCTTTCTGGTTCAGTTATTGGATTGAGTGCAGCAGGAATTACATCCGGGTTGGCTAGTCTTGGAGCGCTAATCGGTCTTGGAGGTATGATTCCTGGTATTGGCCTTGCTATTCTTGGTGGTGCTGCTATTTTCATGGGTGTTAATGCCTTACTTGATACAGGAGACAAATCCAAGAAGGAACAGTTCCAAGCTGACAAAGAACGTAAAGCGCAGCTAGTCATTAAAAATATGCAAGGAGCCATTAATAGCTTAGTAGAGAAAATCGCTGATCTTCAAGAGCAAGCTTTCAACCTTGA
- a CDS encoding methyl-accepting chemotaxis protein, whose product MLTLLVGSTVIPVALVGGYGIYSSTQALFQAAVAEQQAHVHEQGQKASAFLQGVDFDLNFLGQVPPIQGIVRARANNGIDPLDRSSYDLWVQRLDVIFLAMVESKPYYFKLRYIDEVGQEMSSIERINGQSVVSSQRYNVQSETYFQEALKLAPGKIYVSPIFLYRDNGRLVEPHRPVIQYASVIFDPGGVRRGVLVIDAEANEFIDLVRQANVNAATEILMTNPAGYYISNPDSRKQWGGELGTEVKLTSDYPEAVASQILNEEEGYISRVDGDILAFTTFYTDTDTDQKNAFKIIYKTPQKVVLRSLDSFKLFSVLILIVSSGLSLAICLWRMRQIQTAVQQLINQVASASQEIVTTMVEQETVAANQSTAVQETTSTMAQLNTASRQSEQQAAIAVQTAQNALDTAEEGNRSVGETLAGMVEVTDRVNTIANGITGLSGQARKIGTISQLVSEIANQTNMLALNAAVEAVRAGDNGKGFAVVASEIRLLADESRQSADDISQIVSTIQKEIQATELATKEGKKTVEFNMEVAQRTARSFAGVTAGLSDVAFGSQQIALSLKQQANAIQQVVEAMGMLNAGAKETAMGLGQTRVGTEQLNEAAGQLQDMF is encoded by the coding sequence ATGCTCACTCTGTTAGTGGGCAGTACGGTGATTCCAGTGGCCCTAGTGGGCGGTTATGGTATTTATTCTTCAACTCAAGCCCTATTTCAGGCTGCTGTTGCTGAACAACAAGCCCATGTCCATGAACAAGGCCAAAAAGCATCTGCCTTTCTCCAGGGTGTTGATTTCGATCTCAACTTCCTCGGCCAAGTTCCCCCCATCCAAGGCATTGTCCGTGCCCGTGCCAACAATGGGATTGATCCCCTCGATCGATCCAGTTATGACCTGTGGGTACAACGTCTCGACGTGATCTTTTTGGCGATGGTGGAATCTAAACCCTATTACTTTAAGTTGCGTTACATTGACGAAGTGGGCCAAGAAATGAGTTCGATTGAGCGAATTAATGGTCAGTCTGTGGTTTCATCCCAACGATACAATGTCCAATCAGAAACCTATTTTCAGGAAGCTCTCAAATTAGCTCCCGGCAAGATTTATGTGAGTCCGATTTTCCTATATCGAGACAATGGTCGGTTGGTTGAACCCCATCGTCCTGTGATTCAATACGCCAGTGTGATTTTTGACCCTGGGGGTGTACGGCGGGGTGTGTTGGTCATTGATGCGGAAGCCAATGAATTTATTGATTTAGTGCGTCAGGCCAATGTTAATGCGGCCACAGAAATCCTGATGACTAACCCAGCAGGTTACTACATTTCTAATCCCGATAGTCGTAAGCAATGGGGAGGGGAGTTGGGCACTGAAGTGAAGCTAACTTCGGACTATCCTGAGGCTGTAGCTTCCCAGATTTTGAATGAAGAAGAAGGTTATATTTCTCGGGTTGACGGTGATATTCTGGCCTTCACGACCTTTTATACTGATACTGATACTGATCAGAAAAATGCGTTTAAGATTATTTACAAAACCCCCCAAAAAGTTGTCTTGCGTTCGCTGGACTCTTTTAAGTTGTTTTCCGTTCTTATTCTCATTGTGTCTAGTGGGCTGTCGTTAGCCATTTGTTTATGGAGAATGCGGCAAATCCAAACAGCGGTTCAGCAGTTAATTAACCAGGTGGCCAGTGCGTCCCAGGAAATTGTGACAACCATGGTGGAACAGGAAACAGTGGCGGCTAACCAGTCTACGGCGGTGCAGGAAACCACCAGTACCATGGCCCAACTGAATACCGCTTCACGGCAGTCGGAGCAACAGGCGGCGATCGCCGTCCAGACGGCCCAGAATGCGTTAGACACGGCAGAGGAGGGCAACCGATCGGTGGGGGAAACCTTGGCGGGGATGGTGGAGGTGACCGATCGGGTCAACACGATCGCCAACGGCATCACAGGGCTGAGTGGCCAAGCTCGCAAAATTGGTACCATTTCTCAACTGGTGTCGGAAATTGCCAACCAAACCAATATGTTGGCCCTCAATGCGGCGGTGGAGGCGGTGCGGGCGGGGGACAATGGTAAAGGCTTTGCGGTGGTGGCTTCAGAAATTCGCCTCTTAGCCGATGAAAGTCGCCAATCTGCCGACGATATTAGTCAGATTGTGTCTACGATCCAAAAGGAAATCCAGGCCACGGAATTAGCCACGAAAGAAGGAAAAAAGACCGTGGAGTTCAACATGGAAGTTGCCCAACGCACGGCTCGATCCTTTGCGGGGGTGACGGCGGGTTTAAGTGATGTGGCCTTTGGGAGTCAACAAATTGCCCTGAGTTTGAAGCAACAGGCCAATGCCATCCAGCAGGTGGTGGAGGCTATGGGGATGCTTAATGCGGGGGCGAAGGAAACCGCCATGGGTTTAGGTCAGACCCGCGTGGGTACGGAGCAACTGAATGAGGCGGCGGGTCAACTCCAGGATATGTTTTAG
- the eno gene encoding phosphopyruvate hydratase, with protein sequence MSEQFGMFIETIEAREILDSRGRPTIEAEVYLENGAIGLAQVPSGASTGTFEAHELRDDDASRYGGKGVLKAVANVREKIAPELLGTNALDQETLDRTMIELDGTPNKSSLGANAILGVSLAAAKAAATGLELPLYRYLGGPLSNLLPVPMMNVINGGSHASNNVDFQEFMIMPVGATSFREALRWGAEVFASLSSVLKSKGLSTGVGDEGGYAPDLESNRAALELLITAIEQAGYKPGEQVALAMDVAASEFYKDGQYVYDGSAHSPGEFVDYLETLVNDYPIISIEDGLHEEDWANWKLLTDRLGQRIQLVGDDLFVTNFTRLQKGIAEQTANSILIKLNQIGSLTETLETIELGARKGYRSVISHRSGETEDTTIADLAVATRAGQIKTGSLCRSERVAKYNRLLRIEDELGDRAVYAATVGLGPSL encoded by the coding sequence ATGTCGGAGCAATTTGGAATGTTCATTGAGACCATTGAAGCCCGCGAAATTTTAGACTCACGGGGTCGTCCTACCATTGAAGCAGAAGTCTATTTAGAAAATGGCGCGATCGGGCTGGCCCAGGTCCCCAGTGGTGCATCCACCGGGACCTTTGAAGCCCATGAGCTGCGGGATGATGATGCCAGCCGTTATGGGGGCAAAGGCGTTCTCAAGGCCGTTGCCAATGTCAGGGAGAAAATCGCCCCAGAACTGCTGGGCACCAATGCTTTGGATCAAGAGACCCTCGATCGCACCATGATCGAACTGGATGGCACCCCCAACAAATCCAGCCTGGGGGCCAACGCGATCCTGGGGGTTTCCCTGGCCGCCGCCAAAGCCGCCGCCACGGGCCTAGAACTGCCCCTCTACCGCTACCTGGGGGGACCCCTGTCTAACCTGCTGCCGGTGCCCATGATGAACGTCATCAATGGTGGCTCCCATGCCAGCAATAACGTGGACTTCCAGGAATTTATGATTATGCCCGTGGGGGCCACCAGTTTTCGGGAAGCCCTGCGCTGGGGCGCGGAAGTCTTTGCCTCCCTCAGCAGTGTGCTCAAGTCCAAAGGCTTGTCCACCGGGGTGGGCGATGAAGGGGGCTATGCGCCGGATTTGGAGTCCAACCGGGCTGCCTTGGAACTGCTGATTACGGCCATTGAACAGGCGGGCTACAAGCCTGGGGAGCAGGTGGCCTTGGCCATGGATGTGGCGGCCAGTGAGTTCTACAAAGATGGTCAGTATGTCTACGATGGCTCTGCCCACAGCCCTGGGGAGTTTGTCGATTACCTGGAAACCCTGGTCAACGATTATCCGATTATTTCCATTGAGGATGGTCTCCATGAGGAGGACTGGGCCAACTGGAAATTGCTGACCGATCGCCTGGGCCAGCGGATCCAACTGGTGGGGGATGACCTGTTTGTGACCAATTTCACCCGGCTCCAGAAGGGCATTGCGGAGCAAACCGCCAACTCTATTTTGATTAAGCTCAATCAAATTGGCTCCCTGACGGAAACCCTGGAAACCATTGAACTCGGGGCACGGAAGGGCTATCGATCGGTCATTAGTCACCGATCGGGGGAAACGGAAGACACCACCATTGCCGACTTGGCCGTGGCCACCCGCGCCGGACAAATCAAAACCGGTTCCCTCTGTCGCAGTGAGCGGGTTGCTAAGTACAACCGCTTGTTGCGGATTGAGGATGAATTGGGCGATCGGGCCGTATACGCCGCTACGGTTGGCCTAGGTCCTTCTTTGTAA